One genomic segment of Hordeum vulgare subsp. vulgare chromosome 2H, MorexV3_pseudomolecules_assembly, whole genome shotgun sequence includes these proteins:
- the LOC123429613 gene encoding peroxidase 2-like, which translates to MGRVAIWIACVLLLAATCQGKGAPGHRVRVGYYNRKCRAAENIVRAVVGKAVYRNPGLGAGIIRMAFHDCFVQGCDASVLLDPTPANPRPEKLGPPNFPSLRGFEVIDAAKAVLERFCPGVVSCADVIAFAARDSAYFLSGYKIDYKMPAGRFDGRVSLDSETLQFLPPPFFNLTQLVDSFKAKNMDEDDLVVLSGAHTIGVSHCSSFTDRLPPNPSDMNPGLTRLLQSKCPISPNFTNDPTVVQDIVTPNRMDNKYYTNLLKRNVLFTSDAALLTSEKTATKVMDNAFVPGSWEKKFAKAMVKMAAIELKNAANGEIRRNCRVVNN; encoded by the exons ATGGGTAGGGTTGCGATCTGGATCGCCTGCGTGCTGCTCCTGGCGGCGACATGCCAGGGTAAGGGGGCACCGGGGCACAGGGTGAGGGTCGGGTACTACAACCGGAAGTGCCGCGCGGCGGAGAACATCGTCAGGGCCGTCGTCGGCAAAGCCGTCTACCGGAACCCCGGCCTCGGCGCCGGCATCATCCGCATGGCCTTCCACGACTGCTTCGTCCAG GGCTGTGACGCGTCGGTGCTGCTGGACCCGACGCCGGCGAACCCGCGACCGGAGAAGCTCGGCCCGCCCAACTTCCCCAGCCTGCGCGGCTTCGAGGTGATCGACGCGGCCAAGGCGGTCCTCGAGAGGTTCTGCCCTGGAGTCGTCTCCTGCGCGGACGTCATCGCCTTCGCCGCACGCGACTCCGCCTACTTCCTCAGCGGCTACAAGATCGACTACAAGATGCCGGCGGGGCGGTTCGACGGGCGCGTGTCGCTCGATAGCGAGACGCTGCAGTTCCTTCCCCCGCCATTCTTCAACCTCACGCAGCTCGTCGACAGCTTCAAGGCCAAGAACATGGACGAGGACGACCTCGTGGTGCTCTCCGGCGCGCACACCATCGGCGTGTCACACTGCTCCTCCTTCACCGACCGCCTGCCCCCCAACCCCTCTGACATGAACCCCGGCCTCACCAGGCTGCTGCAGAGCAAGTGTCCTATCAGCCCCAACTTCACCAACGACCCCACGGTGGTGCAGGACATCGTCACCCCCAACCGGATGGACAACAAGTACTACACGAATCTGCTCAAGCGCAACGTGCTCTTCACCTCCGACGCGGCGTTGCTGACGTCGGAGAAGACGGCGACGAAGGTGATGGATAATGCTTTCGTCCCCGGGAGCTGGGAGAAGAAGTTTGCCAAGGCGATGGTCAAGATGGCTGCCATCGAACTCAAGAACGCTGCCAACGGGGAGATCCGGAGGAACTGCAGGGTCGTCAACAATTAG
- the LOC123429611 gene encoding peroxidase 2-like, translating to MANLAVAILFASLAAVATAQKAPTPAAEMPAYQGSYPSYASPPVAEMPAYQGSYPSHIGSPAASPSYTFAAAVPAPSPPSMAAPSPKPSTSAERRRLRVGFYRRSCPRAEKIVREAVRNATSTNPGLGAGIIRMHFHDCFVQGCDASVLLDPTAANPQPEKLSPPNFPSLRGFEVIDAAKEALEKVCPGKVSCADIVAFAARDASFFLSRARINFRMPAGRLDGRVSLSSEALDFLPPPFFNLSQLVDNFRAKNLDEDDLVVLSGAHTIGVSHCSSFTNRLPPNPSHMNPAFATLLQSKCPVSPNITNDPTVVQDIVTPNRLDTRYYTNVLKRNVLFTSDAALLSSRRTARKVVENALIPRRWERKFARAMVKMAAIELKTAANGEIRKMCRVVNN from the exons ATGGCAAACCTTGCCGTTGCCATCTTGTTTGCATCGCTCGCCGCCGTGGCTACTGCGCAAAAAGCCCCCACGCCGGCGGCGGAAATGCCGGCCTATCAGGGTTCCTATCCAAGCTACGCTAGTCCGCCGGTAGCGGAAATGCCAGCCTACCAAGGTTCCTATCCAAGCCACATCGGCTCCCCAGCTGCTAGCCCGAGCTACACCTTCGCTGCTGCCGTTCCGGCACCAAGCCCTCCAAGCATGGCCGCACCAAGCCCCAAGCCTTCTACTTCTGCGGAACGACGGAGACTGAGAGTGGGCTTCTACAGGCGCTCGTGCCCACGGGCGGAAAAGATCGTCAGGGAGGCCGTGAGGAATGCCACGTCCACGAACCCCGGCCTCGGCGCTGGGATTATTCGGATGCACTTCCACGACTGCTTCGTACAG GGTTGCGACGCTTCCGTCCTCCTCGACCCGACGGCGGCCAACCCGCAGCCGGAGAAGCTCAGCCCACCGAACTTCCCAAGCCTACGTGGCTTCGAAGTGATCGACGCAGCCAAGGAGGCGCTCGAGAAGGTTTGCCCCGGGAAGGTCTCATGCGCCGACATTGTCGCCTTCGCCGCCAGAGACGCGTCCTTCTTCCTCAGCCGTGCAAGGATCAACTTCAGGATGCCGGCGGGGCGCCTGGACGGCCGCGTGTCCCTCTCCAGTGAGGCGCTCGATTTCCTCCCCCCGCCGTTCTTCAACCTCTCGCAGCTCGTCGACAATTTCAGGGCCAAGAACCTCGACGAGGACGACCTCGTGGTGCTCTCCGGCGCGCACACCATCGGCGTGTCCCACTGCTCGTCCTTCACCAACCGCCTTCCACCGAACCCCTCCCACATGAACCCGGCATTCGCCACCCTGCTGCAGAGCAAGTGCCCGGTGAGCCCCAACATCACGAACGACCCAACGGTGGTGCAGGACATTGTGACGCCCAACCGGTTGGACACCCGGTACTACACCAATGTGCTCAAACGCAACGTGCTCTTCACCTCCGATGCGGCATTGCTGTCGTCACGGCGGACAGCCAGGAAGGTGGTGGAGAACGCACTTATCCCTAGGAGGTGGGAGAGGAAGTTTGCCAGGGCGATGGTAAAGATGGCGGCCATCGAGCTCAAGACCGCTGCCAATGGGGAGATTAGGAAGATGTGCAGGGTTGTCAACAACTAG